A region of Pseudorca crassidens isolate mPseCra1 chromosome 8, mPseCra1.hap1, whole genome shotgun sequence DNA encodes the following proteins:
- the TFPI2 gene encoding tissue factor pathway inhibitor 2: MNQSPLQVPQRHAPPCPRSEGRSPYIKQRHPPRWNSDCLEVGRCAPSSRWHILGTPHPTGGLNPDTMYSVRPLQLVVLPLLLVGTALGDAPQAPPGNNAEICLLPPDEGPCRARIPSYYYDRYTQSCREFMYGGCEGNANNFETWEACDEACWRIQKVPKICRLEVSKRQCGELREVYFFNLSSMACEKFISGGCHSSENRFPDEATCMGFCAPKKGPSFCYSPKDEGLCSANATRYYFNPRHKACEAFTYTGCGGNNNNFVNVKDCKRICVKALKKGKNKKMPKLLFASRRLKIKKKRF; the protein is encoded by the exons ATGAATCAGTCTCCCCTCCAGGTTCCGCAAAGGCACGCTCCGCCCTGTCCCAGGTCAGAAGGACGCTCACCCTACATAAAGCAGCGGCACCCACCACGCTGGAACTCAGACTGCCTCGAGGTTGGACGCTGTGCACCTTCCTCCCGCTGGCACATTCTGGGGACGCCTCACCCCACGGGCGGCTTGAATCCAGACACCATGTACTCTGTTCGCCCCCTCCAGCTGGTGGTTCTGCCGCTGCTCCTGGTGGGAACTGCGCTGGGAGATGCTCCTCAAGCGCCGCCAG GAAATAACGCGGAGATCTGCCTCCTACCCCCGGACGAAGGGCCCTGCCGGGCCCGGATCCCCAGTTACTACTATGACAGGTATACGCAGAGCTGCCGCGAGTTCATGTATGGGGGCTGCGAGGGCAATGCCAACAATTTCGAAACTTGGGAGGCCTGCGATGAAGCTTGCTGGAGGATACAGA AAGTTCCCAAGATTTGCCGGTTGGAAGTCAGTAAGAGGCAGTGTGGGGAGCTCAGAGAAGTGTATTTCTTCAATCTAAGTTCCATGGCATGTGAAAAATTCATATCTGGCGGGTGTCACAGCAGTGAGAACCGGTTCCCGGATGAAGCTACTTGTATGGGCTTCTGTGCACCAAAGAAAG gtCCATCATTTTGCTATAGTCCAAAAGATGAGGGACTATGCTCTGCTAATGCAACTCGCTATTATTTTAATCCAAGACACAAAGCCTGTGAGGCCTTCACCTATACTGGCTGTGGAGGGAATAACAATAACTTTGTTAACGTGAAGGACTGCAAACGCATTTGTGTAAAAG CCttgaaaaagggaaagaacaagAAGATGCCAAAGCTTCTCTTTGCAAGTAGAAGACTGAAAATTAAGAAGAAGCGattttaa